A window of the Lactuca sativa cultivar Salinas chromosome 5, Lsat_Salinas_v11, whole genome shotgun sequence genome harbors these coding sequences:
- the LOC111897044 gene encoding CLAVATA3/ESR (CLE)-related protein 46, which produces MKRIQILFPFLLFCLFLLLLLPFPSKVHATKPVDFKVRSAHHSLNPDSIYGSTQKEEKKAYKQPSGPNPVGNHGPPSRR; this is translated from the exons ATGAAGAGGATTCAGATTCTATTCCCTTTTCTCCTATTTtgcctcttcctcctcctccttctgCCATTTCCATCCAAAGTTCATGCAACTAAACCAG TTGATTTTAAGGTTCGGTCAGCACACCATAGCTTAAATCCGGACAGCATATACGGCTCCACTCAG AAGGAAGAGAAGAAGGCATATAAACAGCCATCTGGGCCAAACCCAGTGGGGAACCATGGACCACCTTCAAGGAGATGA